One stretch of Novosphingobium pentaromativorans US6-1 DNA includes these proteins:
- the sdhD gene encoding succinate dehydrogenase, hydrophobic membrane anchor protein, whose translation MGNGTSIGRVRGLGSAKTGAHHWLVQRFTAIGNLLLVLWLAVSILLLPDMSYASVSEWLSTPVPATAMALLVVSTFWHARIGLQVVVEDYVHEHANKFACIAALNLAAFAGAAFGVFCVVRLALGAHA comes from the coding sequence ATGGGTAACGGAACATCCATCGGCCGCGTTCGCGGCCTCGGCTCGGCCAAGACCGGTGCGCACCACTGGCTGGTGCAGCGCTTCACCGCCATCGGCAACCTGCTGCTGGTGCTCTGGCTCGCCGTCTCGATCCTGCTGCTGCCGGACATGAGTTACGCCTCGGTTTCCGAGTGGCTCTCCACGCCGGTTCCGGCGACGGCAATGGCGCTGCTGGTCGTGTCGACCTTCTGGCATGCACGCATCGGCCTGCAGGTGGTGGTCGAGGACTATGTCCATGAGCACGCCAACAAGTTCGCCTGCATCGCCGCCCTGAACCTTGCCGCATTCGCTGGCGCCGCTTTCGGCGTCTTCTGCGTCGTCCGCCTCGCGCTGGGAGCCCACGCCTGA